The Filimonas lacunae genomic sequence AGGCGCTTCACCGGGATCGATAGTGCCGGGAGCAGGATTTGCAGACGCACTGGTTAACCTGTAATCCTTGTCTTTTTTACAGGAACCCAGCACCAGGCAGGCCATTAATGCCCCGCCGGCGATGTTACGTATAGTGATAAGCGATTTCATATAATAAGTTTGAAAGGATTAATAATAAGATACAACCTCACCCAGCAAGGCCGGGTTTTCGATGGTTTCGGCCTGGGGCACCGGCAAAAACAATTGCGAAGCAGAAGAAAGCACCACTTTCAATGAATTCACCGATCCATCGTAATTGAGGTTACCTCTTTCCTGCGCAGCAATGATCTGCTTGGCTTTATCAAAGCCCTGGCGCTGAATATCAAAATAATAATCACCCTCAAACGCAAACTCTACCTTGCGTTCGTGTAAAATATCGTCGTTGGTAAAGGTGCTAACTGCCGCCATGCCTGCACGTGTATGTACTGCATTAAAAGCGTTCAGTGCCATTACATCTATGCTTCCGCTTTGCAAAGAAGCTTCTGCATAAATCAACAGCACATCGGCATAACGCAGGATATAAGTGCCCATGCTGGTGAACAGGCCGGTTACCGGCTCAGAGCCACCTGCGGGACCAATTACATATTTCAGAATATTAGAACGGGTATCGTTAAACACATGGGTAAGATCATCCACTTTACCGGTGGTATCGTAGGTAAAGCCGTTAGGGAATTTCTCGTTCTTCCAGTCGTCCCGGTGAAAGCCTTGTTGCATAACGCTCCAGCCACGACGTTTATCGTTGGTGGCATAGCCGGTAGCAGGGTTTAATAAATCGAGGGAAGGCCTTACTGCAGAATAACCATCCGCATTGGTGGGGCCTGGCTTTAACAACGCCTGTGGCGCTACATACTCCTGGTACAGGTTGCCACCGTTATAACCCATAGAAGCCAGCCACTGTAAAGAGAATAAAGATTCTTTATTGTTGTTGGCAGATGCAGAGGTGAACATTTTACCGTAATCGTCATACAGCCCTACTTTATCGGAATGCGCCGTGGAATAGTCAATCACCTCTTTGGCTTTTGCCTTGGCATTGGTATAGTCTTTACTATACAAATACACCTTAGCCATCATGCCTTTAGCAGAAATACTTGTTACGCGACCTTTATCCGCCACTTCCGGCAAATTAGCTTCGGCATACTTTAAATCTTCCAGGGCAAACCTCAATACATCCTTTTGAAAGTAACGGGGCACCAGGTATTTACCAGGCTCGGTTAACGCTACGGGATCACTTACAATAGGTGCATCACCAAAAGCACGTGCGATATAGAAATAAGCAAAGCCCCTGATAAAACGTGCTTCTGCAATGCCTTGCACCAGGTAGGGCTGACTGCCCACCTTCGCTATTTTTTGCTCAAACACATTGATTAACACGGCGGCACTACCAGCTGCCTTGTAGCAACTTCTCCAGGTGGCGCCTACCGGGCCATCGGTACTTAATATATTAAAGTTGTAAAACGTTTTATAGTTATCATCGCCACGGGTAAGTGCCGTGCCGGCCATAATATCCCCTACCGATATAAACGCTTTATCAAACCAACGCCCCCATACCGCATTATACAAAACACCGGTGGCGCCGTTTACTTCTGATGCATTATTATAATAGTTATCTACCGTTACACTGGTAGTAGTGGTGGTGTCTAAAAAACTTTTTTTGCAGGAAGCACCGGCTATCACCACCAACACCAGGCAACTGTATATATATGTTAACTTCTTCATTGTTTTGGCATTTAATCGTTAAAACTCAATGTTGGCTCCTATGGTTACTGTACGCGGAACAGGATAGCGGCCCTGATCAATGTTGGTTAACAGCACATTGCCGTTAAACGAACCCATATCGGGATTGTAACCAGAGTAACCGGTAAACGTGTACAGGTTTTGTGCACTTACATACAGCCTTGCAGAAGAAATTTTTGCTTTTTTCAGCAGATCGGCTGGCAGGTTATAACCAAACGCAACAGTTTGAATACGTAAGTAGCTGCCATTTTCTATATACCTGTCAGATACCCTTACATTGTAGTTGTTCCATTTGTTGAAGCGTGGCATGTTGCTGCTGGTGTTGGCAGGCGTATACCTGTCAAACACAGTAGTTAACTGGTTATTCCACTCATTACTCAACCTTTCGGTAACCATGCGGGTGGCATTATAGATTTTTGCACCGTAGCTGCCATACAGGAAAACAGACAAATCGAATTGCTTGTACTGGAATGTGTTGTTAAGCCCACCGGTAAACTTAGGGTTAGGGTTGCCAATAGGTTGTACATCTTTATCGGTAATAGCCTTATCGCCATCCAGATCTTTATAACGCTGATCGCCCAGCCATAACTGCTGTGGTCCAATCGCCAGACCCCAGTTCATGCCATTGTTCAACTCAGCATCCGACTTAAACAGGCCATCTGTTACATAACCATAAAACTCCCCTACCGGGCGGTTTTGCTGGCTCACGGTAATAACAGGGTCTTTACCGGAATAATCCACACGCAACAGACCACTCAGCTTCGCATCTTTTGTATTGAGTTCGTTCAGGATGTTTTTATAATGGCTGAAGGTTAAGGTGGTTTTCCAGTTAAAATCTTTATTGGTGATGTTATAAGTGGTGAAGGCCACATCAATACCTGTGTTGGTCATTTTGCCGCTGTTGGCCAATGGCGTCCATATATCATCCCAGTTATCAGAATTAGTTTGCTCGCCCAGGCCGGAGAAATCGGCCAGTTGCGTAGCCAGTAACATTTTAGTAGTGATCTTTTTATATACATCTACTGTTACATCCAGCTTTTTATTAAACAGGGAGGCATCCACACCTGCGTTATAGGTTTTTACAGATTCCCAGCCCAGCTTAGGGTTGCCTATGTTACGCGGGAAGCCTGCTGCACCAAAAGGACTGGTACGGCTTAGATCAATATTGGTTTGGTACTGATTGGCAGCTACGTTTTGATTACCTACCACACCATACCCGGCACGTATTTTTAAAGAATTCAATCCTTTAATATCATTGGCAAAAGATTCATTGGTTACCGTCCACGCAGCAGATACAGATGGGAAATAACCAATACGGTTTTCCGGACCAAATGCCGAAGAACCATCGCGCCTGATAGTAGCACTGACAGAGTACCTGTTATCATACGTATAACTTGCCCTGGCAAAATAACTTTCCATGCGCCAGTCGCCTTCACCGGCACTAATGCTTTCACCGGAGTTGTTACCCTGGGCACCCACTGCCAGGGAGGGCAGATTCTGCTGCAGGTTTTGACGGTAAGCACCTATATAATTGTAGTGCGAGCTTTGTGCTTCGTGCCCTAATGTAGCAGAGATCCAATGCTTGCCAAATCCATTGTTATAATTGAAGTAAGTTTTCAGGGTCCAGTAAAGACTGTTATTCCTGTTCTCACTTAATTTGGAAGGTCCAATAATCCGGGTGCTGTCATAACTTCCATCGTTTTGCTTTTGTATATTATATAGCAAAGGCTGAAATGCTTTGCCTTCCGCTAAGGAGAAATTATAGTCCACCTCCGTACGGAAAGTAAGCCCCTTCATAATATTCATATCTGCATACAGCGCACCAAAAGCTTTGGTTTCTATCTGCCTTACATTACGCAGCAGCGCCATAGCTACCGGGTTGTTATCAGTACCGATAGGATTGCCGGCAACCCTTACCTGGCCCGCCCATTGCCCATCGGGAGATAAAATAACCGATGCAGGGCTATTGTATAATACCACGCTGGTAACTGCATCAAAAGCATCTGATAAGCCTACCCGCTGGTTACTGCGCGAAAGGTTAGCGCTGATACCCGCTTTTAACCAGCTTTTCACCTGCTGGTCTACACTCATGCGCAACGCATATCTTTTAAAATCAGTACCTATTAAGATGCCCGTTTGCTCAAAATAGTTGCCGGAGAAATAGTACGTGGTTTTATTCTGACCACCTGAAATGGCCAGCTGGTGGTTTTGTGTAATACCTCTTTGAAAAATAGCATCCTGCCAGTCAGTACCATTACCCAATACATTCACATTTTTAAACTCAGCGGCAGTATCGGCCAGCGTTTCACCGGCAGCCCTTAATTCAGGCACCAGGGAGTTTTGATACATGGCGTACTGACGCAAATTCATCACGGGCAATTTTTTAGGCAAATCGGCTGTACCATAGTAACTATTAAAAGCCACTTTACTTTCACCTGCCTTTCCTTTCTTGGTAGTAATCTGCACTACCCCATTCGCGCCCAGCGAGCCATAAATAGCCTGTGCCGAAGCATCTTTCAAAATGTCTATCTTCTCAATATCGGCAGGGTTTAAAGTAGCCAGCACACTTTGTCCCGTTTGGCCGGCACTTCCGCCCAACACATCCTGGGCCGTGCTGCTACTGGTTCCTCCAATAAAATTCACCCCATCAATTACATACAACGGATCGTTACCATTTACACTGGTAATACCACGCACGCGCACCGATACACCACCACCCGGCTGCCCGGAGTTGGATGACACCGTTACACCTGCCACTTTACCCTGTATGGCCTGATCAACACCCGCTACCGGCAGGTTTTTAATATCTTTTTCTGATACAGAAGAGATAGAAGAAGTAACGTTGGTTCGTTTAGCCGTACCATACCCGATTACTACCACATCTTCCAGTTTTACTTCGGCCCCGGTGAGCACAATGGACAACACAGACTGCCCCTTTATCTGCACCTCTACAGGTTTTAACCCTACATAAGTAACTATCAGTACTTTGGATGTATCGGGAACCGCAATGCGGAAAATACCATTCTCATCCGAAATCACTGATTTGCGGCCGGGTACGTTGATGGTAGCCGTAGGTAACGGCGTGCCTTTTTCATCCTTAACAGTTCCGGTAATGATTTTTTCCTGTGCATAGGAGGCTTGAACGACACAGGTTACGCACAAAAAAAGCGTAAGCAGTTTGCACCTGATTTCTTTTCTCATATTGGCAATTTCGTTTCACCAAAAGTAGACACATTACCATCTCATTGATAATACTTTTTTATCCGTTTTTTATATTTTTTAGTTCCCTCTTATCACAGTTTGCTCTAAAACACCCTTTTTAAGCGCAGAAAACCACCACCACCACCATTCACTTTGTAAAAAATATTGATACTTTATTTACCGCTTGTTATAACTTTATAACACTATTGCAAGCCATTTTATAATAAGCAGGCATGAAAAACAAGCTGTTAAGAGAAATTACCCCACTTACGCCTAACGATTGTTTCACGGTTTTTTCGCGTGAGAAAACGGAATTTGACTTCCCGCTCCACTATCATGAGGAGTTTGAACTCAATTTTATTGAAAATGCGAAAGACGCCAAACGTGTTATTGGCGATCATATGGAAGAGATTAGCGACCTGGAGCTGGTGCTGGTGGGCCCTAACCTGCAACACGGTTGGTTTACACATAAATGCACCTCGCCCTGCATTAAGGAAATTACCATTCAGTTTCACCGCGATTTGTTTGATGAAAAGTTTTTGCACCGCAACCAGATGAGCTTTATACGCACCATGCTGGAACGTTCGGTAAAAGGGGTGTTGTTTTCGCGCGATACCATCCAGGCCATTATGCCACGCCTGAAAGAACTTCCACAAAAACATGGGTTTGATTCTGTGCTGGAGCTGATGTCTATTCTGCACGACTTATCTGCTTCCCGGAATATACGCACCCTCAGTGATGTTACTTTTCGCAATATGGAAAGCTATACCTACAATAGCCGGCGGGTAGAGAAGGTAATGCACTACCTCAATAACAATTTTGACAAAAACGTTACCCTGGGTGAAGCTGCCAAAATTTCGGCTATGACGGAAGTGGCCTTTAGCCGTTTTTTTAAAGCCCGCACCGGCAAAACCTTTGTAGATACCTTAAACGAGGTAAGGCTGGGCCATGCATCGCGTATGTTGATTGATACCACACAAAGCGTGAATGAAGTGGCTTACAAATGTGGCTTTAACAACATCAGCAACTTTAACCGGATATTTAAAAAGAAGAAAGATTGTACACCTAAAGAATTCCGGCAGGCTTATGCTTCTTCCGGCACACGCACTTTTATTTAATGTTGCACTTTTAAATTATGAATAGGAAGCCTTACGTGTAGGTTTTTGATTGTAAGCCAATAACTTAGTAATAAATAAAATTATACGTATAATTGTTAAAATTCAAAGATTTACACACCTGGGACTTTTTTTTCTCACTTTTTTTGATTTTAAAGCCCATTTTAATTGTGTTGAATGTAAAGTCGTGTTAACTTTACATCATCAACATTAGAAATAACATAGATCATTCTATATATCGTATTTAAGATGGTGTTTTTCATAGGTTAGCAACGGCCTGCCTTGTCTAAGGCTCAGGCCTATTTTTTTTATAGGAACTTATGTTTACACTGTTAATACCTTCCTGACTAAGCTATTTACCTTTCCCATTTGCCTTTTTTAATCATCAAAAGATTTCTTTTCCTATCATTTTATTAGCTGCAGGCGAGGTATATACCAGGCATCCTTCTGGCAAATAAAGAAATACTGCTAATTTTGGCAGCTTAGCACAGGTAAAAAGAGAAATTTATGATGCAGGAAGAAGAGTTGCCAGGCCTTAACCCACAAATATTACAGGACCTGGTAGAAGCTAAAATGCCATTTGGCAAGTATAAAGACACCGTGCTTTGCAATATTCCTGTCTCATACCTGGAATGGATGAAACGCAACGGCGGCTTTCCCAAAGGAAAGCTAGGCATGCAACTGGCTACCCTGTTTGAGATAAAAACCAACGGGCTGGAAGACTTACTAAAGCCGCTGAAAAGAAGATATTAAAATAAAAACGGCCTGCAGTTGCAGGCCATTTTTGTAAAAAGGGTGTTTTCTCGTGTAGAACCGCGTTCTACTGGATATGTAAGTCAGCAGCGCCCAAAATTTCAGTGGATACTTCGCCTACAACAGCATTACCTGCACCGTTTTGCCCGGTATACACCTTTACAAAATCAATTTGCGTAAGGCTTACACTGGCACCATTGCCGTTCACTGCCTGCGAAATATCAAAGCTATTGTACTTATTAGTGGTATAGTTATCACCCGAACTCCAGCTATCTGCATAGCCCCTGGTAAAGGAAAGGTTCGTATACGACCCGGAAGTGTTGACAAGTGTATTTCTTAACAACGTGCCCGTAAAGCTCACCGAATCCTGACCTGTTATAAACAGCGGATAATAGTTGGCCTGTGAATGATAGATATTCACCAGTACCGAATCAGTTTTGCCCCGGCTATCGCGCCACAATACGTTTGCCCGCTTTTTCGGGTTGTAATAGGTGATGGTATAATGTTTAATAGTAGCATCACTGGTATATTCACTGCCTGCCAGTTCGTACCACTCGTCGTCGGGCAAACCGTTACTATTTACATCGCGACTTACCATTACAATACCCGGCTCGGACCATTCTGTAGCAGGTGGCGGCAATGGATTGCCATAAATGGCAATGTCAGCACCATCACTATTTTGCACCGCATGATCAAAGCCAAATACAATATACCCGCCATAAGCGCCTAATGACACTGTACCGCTGATACCACCAATTAAAGTAGCAGGAGCTTTATCAATGCCCCAGGTGCTGTCGTTGATAAGCTGCCCCGGTGCAGGCACGTAAGCATATACTTTACTGATATAACGACTGCGCCCCACTGTTTCATCCTTATCTTTTTTACAAGAAACCGCTACAACGCCTGCGCACACAGCCAGCAGGTATATCTTTTTTGGTAAGCCCCAATTCATGATGCTTTATTTATATGCTTATAAATTTAAAAACACACAGTTTTGTGGTGCTTTGCTGGTAGCAAACTGAAACTTCAGTTTACCTGCAGAGGAGAATACATATACCAGATCTTTACCGGCAGCGTAACCAGCATTGGCAACATATACATCTCCATTGGATGGATTTACAGTAGCAGCATAAATGTTGCTAGGGGTAGTGCCATCAGTAATAAAGCTGGTGCCTTCGCCAGTTGTTACATTGTAGCTTTTTATGAACGAACCAGTGCCATCATAGCCTGTTGCATATACAGCATCCGCACCTGCTGTAAACCAGCTGATATTGGCATCTATAGTTTTTGCCACCACATCAGTAGCGCTACTGATAACAGATACAGAAGCTGCGATATCATCATAATTACCGGCTGAAGCCACAAACACAAATCCGCTGCCTGCTGCAACTTTAATAGGACTAAAACCTACACTGATTTGACCTGTTTTTTTAAAGGTGGCAATGTCAATTACCGAAACAGAAGAATTATTGGTAGAAGGCAGTGTATAGTTATCTGAATTAGCAACATACAGCTTGTTGCCGGATGCAGCAATACCTTCCAGTACACCATCTGTTTGCACAGTAGCATCTATTTGTAAAGAAGAAGTATCTATACGGCAAACCATACCATTATAGCAGGAAACATAAGCTTTGTTGCCATTGAATGCTACAAAACGGGGCTGATAAGCCCTGGTACCAGAAGCGAAAGATATTTTAGATAACAGTTTGCAGGTTGCCACATCTATTACCAGCACATAAGAATCGCTTAAAGTAGCAGTGTCTTTACCGCTTACGGTGCAATACATTTTACCGCCATACTGTTTTAAATCATTAGCGCCGTTACCCAGTTTGGTGCCGTTTACTGTTTTATAATAGTTCCAGTCAACGGTTTGCGTGCTTGCATTATAAAAGGCGATAGCACTGCTATCTGTTTCAGAAAAGTTCCCTTCTGTTAACACATATACACCACTAACGGCTGGTGCAGCATCATCTTTTTTAGAACAAGAGAAGAACACAGCAGCTAACATGGGTACTGCGAAAAGTAGCTTTTTCATTTTTGCTTTTTTTACTTTTTCTATTTGGTTATAAAGGCTATATGTGCGGGTATGTCTCCGGCCGTTACCGACCATTTCTTTTTACCCGTTTTATCAAAACAATACAAAGTGCCCGAGCTTACATAATCTTTGGCATCTGTTACAAATATGTCGCGGTTAACAGGGTTTACCGCAATGCCATAAGGCACTTTAATAGACGCTGCCGTTCCATCCGTAATAAAGCTTTTGCTTATAATGGTTTCTGTTTGCACATTCACCAACGCATAGCTGATGGTGTTGGAATTTGTGTTGGCATTCCATTCTGTACTTAACACATAAGCCGAATCGCCTTGTATACAAAGATTACTGGCGCCCAGGGCAAAAGAA encodes the following:
- a CDS encoding RagB/SusD family nutrient uptake outer membrane protein — translated: MKKLTYIYSCLVLVVIAGASCKKSFLDTTTTTSVTVDNYYNNASEVNGATGVLYNAVWGRWFDKAFISVGDIMAGTALTRGDDNYKTFYNFNILSTDGPVGATWRSCYKAAGSAAVLINVFEQKIAKVGSQPYLVQGIAEARFIRGFAYFYIARAFGDAPIVSDPVALTEPGKYLVPRYFQKDVLRFALEDLKYAEANLPEVADKGRVTSISAKGMMAKVYLYSKDYTNAKAKAKEVIDYSTAHSDKVGLYDDYGKMFTSASANNNKESLFSLQWLASMGYNGGNLYQEYVAPQALLKPGPTNADGYSAVRPSLDLLNPATGYATNDKRRGWSVMQQGFHRDDWKNEKFPNGFTYDTTGKVDDLTHVFNDTRSNILKYVIGPAGGSEPVTGLFTSMGTYILRYADVLLIYAEASLQSGSIDVMALNAFNAVHTRAGMAAVSTFTNDDILHERKVEFAFEGDYYFDIQRQGFDKAKQIIAAQERGNLNYDGSVNSLKVVLSSASQLFLPVPQAETIENPALLGEVVSYY
- a CDS encoding SusC/RagA family TonB-linked outer membrane protein, with translation MRKEIRCKLLTLFLCVTCVVQASYAQEKIITGTVKDEKGTPLPTATINVPGRKSVISDENGIFRIAVPDTSKVLIVTYVGLKPVEVQIKGQSVLSIVLTGAEVKLEDVVVIGYGTAKRTNVTSSISSVSEKDIKNLPVAGVDQAIQGKVAGVTVSSNSGQPGGGVSVRVRGITSVNGNDPLYVIDGVNFIGGTSSSTAQDVLGGSAGQTGQSVLATLNPADIEKIDILKDASAQAIYGSLGANGVVQITTKKGKAGESKVAFNSYYGTADLPKKLPVMNLRQYAMYQNSLVPELRAAGETLADTAAEFKNVNVLGNGTDWQDAIFQRGITQNHQLAISGGQNKTTYYFSGNYFEQTGILIGTDFKRYALRMSVDQQVKSWLKAGISANLSRSNQRVGLSDAFDAVTSVVLYNSPASVILSPDGQWAGQVRVAGNPIGTDNNPVAMALLRNVRQIETKAFGALYADMNIMKGLTFRTEVDYNFSLAEGKAFQPLLYNIQKQNDGSYDSTRIIGPSKLSENRNNSLYWTLKTYFNYNNGFGKHWISATLGHEAQSSHYNYIGAYRQNLQQNLPSLAVGAQGNNSGESISAGEGDWRMESYFARASYTYDNRYSVSATIRRDGSSAFGPENRIGYFPSVSAAWTVTNESFANDIKGLNSLKIRAGYGVVGNQNVAANQYQTNIDLSRTSPFGAAGFPRNIGNPKLGWESVKTYNAGVDASLFNKKLDVTVDVYKKITTKMLLATQLADFSGLGEQTNSDNWDDIWTPLANSGKMTNTGIDVAFTTYNITNKDFNWKTTLTFSHYKNILNELNTKDAKLSGLLRVDYSGKDPVITVSQQNRPVGEFYGYVTDGLFKSDAELNNGMNWGLAIGPQQLWLGDQRYKDLDGDKAITDKDVQPIGNPNPKFTGGLNNTFQYKQFDLSVFLYGSYGAKIYNATRMVTERLSNEWNNQLTTVFDRYTPANTSSNMPRFNKWNNYNVRVSDRYIENGSYLRIQTVAFGYNLPADLLKKAKISSARLYVSAQNLYTFTGYSGYNPDMGSFNGNVLLTNIDQGRYPVPRTVTIGANIEF
- a CDS encoding AraC family transcriptional regulator, with protein sequence MKNKLLREITPLTPNDCFTVFSREKTEFDFPLHYHEEFELNFIENAKDAKRVIGDHMEEISDLELVLVGPNLQHGWFTHKCTSPCIKEITIQFHRDLFDEKFLHRNQMSFIRTMLERSVKGVLFSRDTIQAIMPRLKELPQKHGFDSVLELMSILHDLSASRNIRTLSDVTFRNMESYTYNSRRVEKVMHYLNNNFDKNVTLGEAAKISAMTEVAFSRFFKARTGKTFVDTLNEVRLGHASRMLIDTTQSVNEVAYKCGFNNISNFNRIFKKKKDCTPKEFRQAYASSGTRTFI
- a CDS encoding DUF3820 family protein, with product MMQEEELPGLNPQILQDLVEAKMPFGKYKDTVLCNIPVSYLEWMKRNGGFPKGKLGMQLATLFEIKTNGLEDLLKPLKRRY
- a CDS encoding YncE family protein, encoding MKKLLFAVPMLAAVFFSCSKKDDAAPAVSGVYVLTEGNFSETDSSAIAFYNASTQTVDWNYYKTVNGTKLGNGANDLKQYGGKMYCTVSGKDTATLSDSYVLVIDVATCKLLSKISFASGTRAYQPRFVAFNGNKAYVSCYNGMVCRIDTSSLQIDATVQTDGVLEGIAASGNKLYVANSDNYTLPSTNNSSVSVIDIATFKKTGQISVGFSPIKVAAGSGFVFVASAGNYDDIAASVSVISSATDVVAKTIDANISWFTAGADAVYATGYDGTGSFIKSYNVTTGEGTSFITDGTTPSNIYAATVNPSNGDVYVANAGYAAGKDLVYVFSSAGKLKFQFATSKAPQNCVFLNL